The segment CGACGTGGGCCTGTCCGCCAAGCTTCTGAAGCTGGTCAACAGCCCCTTCTACGGCTTTGCAGACACCATCGATTCCATCGCGCACGCGGTGTCGCTGGTCGGCATCAAGGAAATCTCAACCCTGGCTCTGGGTATTTCAACCATCAATTTCTTCAAGGACATCCCGCCCGAACTGATGGACATGAAGACCTTCTGGCGGCATTCGTTATCCTGTGGCATTCTGTCACGGCTGATTGCCATGCGGGCCAAGAAGAAAGACCCGAGCATCGAACCCGACCGGCTGTTCACCGCCGGATTGCTGCATGATGTGGGGCGCCTCATCATTTTCAAAAAGCAGCCCTACGCCAGTGTTCAGGCCCTGCTCTATGCCCGCGAGAACATGCTCCCGCTGGTGGATGCCGAAGCCGAGGTTCTGGGATTTGATCACACCGAAGTGGCCAACCTGCTGCTGTCGGAGTGGAACTTCCCTGCGGCCATCACTGCGGCCATTGTCCACCACCATGATCCACAGGCTGCACAAAATCCCAAGGAGGCCGGAATCATCCAAATCGCCGACAACCTCACAAACGCAGTTGAGATTTCTGGCGGCGGGATGTACGTTCTCCCCGGTATTCAGGACAATGCTTGGGAAGGCTTGGGCTTGAATACCCGTGAACTGGTTGGAATCGTGGATCAATTCGACGAGCATATCGAGGACGTCCTCGGCGCATTCCTGTAGTGCGTCCGGGTCAGGCTGCGCCCCCTTCCCCGCGCCATCCTCGCGAGGTGGAAGAATAGATGTCGATTCGTTACGACGTTTCTTTTATAAATCCATTCTTGGGCGCTGTTATCAACGTCCTGGAAACCATGGCAATGGTGCAGGTTACACCGGGCAAGCCGTTCGTGAAAACGAACCGGGCCGCGACCGGTGATGTCACCGGCCTCATTGGCGTGACGGGTTTTGCCACTGGCACCATGGCCCTGACCATGAGTCAGGGCGCGATTCTGGGTATCGTCACCAACATGATTGGTGAGGAATACACCAAAATCAACGACGAGGTGGCTGACGCAGTCGGTGAATTAACCAACATGATCTCCGGACAAGCCCGACGCAGCCTCGCCGAAAACGGCATGACCTTCAAGGCCTCCACTCCATCGGTCATTGTGGGCAAAGGCCACCAGGTCAACCACGTGGGAGCCGGAGCCATCCTGTCCATCCCCTTTTCCACGGATGGTGGCGACTTCATCGTGGAAATCTGTTTCACAAAATCCGAAAAGATCGAGGAAGACGCCAAGGCCGCCCCCCGCGAAAAAGCTGCCAAGGCGGAGCCGAAGCCCGCTCCCGAGCCAACGCCAAAGCCTGAGCAAGCCCCAGCAGCACCGCAGGAAGACCCCGAGGACGACCTGCTGACCGATCATTTTCAGAATAAGCAGAACAGCTAGATCCACCGACTCAATTCCCGACAAATGAAGACCGGCGGGGCCGCGACACACCGTATTTCTTGAGCAGGGCATAGAGTCGCGCCCTGGACAAACCCGACATTTCAATGGCCTTCGCCACCTTCCAGCCCGCGTGGCGCATCACTTCTTCCAGATAGAATCGCTCCAGGTCAGCCAAATGACTGTCCCGAAAATCCTTGAGACTCGGAAACTCGCCGGGCTCGATGCTCCAGACCGGTGCCTGAGCTGACATCTCCTCGCCCAGCCCGGCCCGGGCCAAAGCCACCCGCACATTGGTGGGCAGGTGCCTGGACAGCAGGTTTGGCTCTCCTTCGGCTGAAGCCAGGGAATGCTCCATGGCCCCCATCAGCTCGCGGACATTGCCCGGCCAACTGTAACGGTGCAAGGCATCCAGAAAGTCCTTGGACATGCCCTTGGGTACAATGCCCATGGCTCCGCAAAAACGCTTCAGAAAATGACCGGCAAGAACCTTCACGTCTCCATCCCGATCCGCAAGGGACGGCAACGAGATGGAAAACCCCCGGATACGGAACAACAGATCTTCGCGGAACAACCCCTGACGGACCCTGTCCTCCAGGTCCCGATTTGTGGCGGCCAGCAGCCTGAAGTCACTGGTCAGCTCCTTGGAACCCCCCACAGGGCGAAAACGGTGATCCTGCAATACCCGCAAGAACGCCCTCTGCACCACCAGAGGCAATTCCCCCACTTCATCCAGGAACAGAGTGCCCCCATCGGCCTGATGCACCAGCCCTCCATAACGCCGATCAGCTCCGGTAAACGATCCCTTCTCATGGCCGAAGAGCATGGATTCCACAAGATTCTCGGGCAGGGCGGCACAGTCCACAACCACAAAAGGCCCGGCCTTGCGGCGGCTGTTGTCATGGATAGCGCGGGCCACGAGTTCCTTACCCGTGCCCGTGTCTCCGGTAATGAGGACCGCAGCGTCGCATCCTGCGCCCTGAGCCGCCCGGCGCAGGCAGGCCTTGATGGCCGAGCTTTCACCCACGACTCCGTGCTCGGCCAGTAGTTTGTGTCCGCTTTCCTTCTTGTTGCGACGGTATTCCACCGCCCGTTCCACCGGCAGCCTGATATTGTTCATGGTCGGTGGCTTGGTGATGTAGCTCCAGGCCCCAGAGCGAATGGCCATTTCCGCTCCGTCGGGATCACCCGCTCCTGTCAGGATGATCACCTCGGGTGCTCCTGGCCCTTCACGGAATCGAGGCAGGGCCTCCAGGCCATTGCCGTCGGGCAGACGCACATCCAGGATGACCAGCTCGTAGCCATTGCCGCGTGCCATTTCCAAGCCCTCGACCAGGGTTGTTGCCCCGTCCGCCGAATGCCCCATGGAGGCCAGCACCTGGCTCAGGGCATTCACAAGCATGGTGTCATCATCAACAATAAGAATATTGGCCATCAATCGCCCCCCGGTTCAATGGCATCGCGCACAGCAAGGCCCAGCGCGTTGGTGCTGTAGGGTTTCTTCAAAAACCCAATGCCCATTTCCTTGGCCTTTTCAGGATTGATCAACTCACTGAAGCCCGAGGTCAGCACCACCCGCGTTTCAGGATGTTCGCTCATGATACGCCGGGCCAGATCCAACCCCGTCATGCCGGGCATGGTCACATCCGCCAGCACCAGGGCATAGCCGTCAGGCTGTTCATGGAACAGGTCATAGGCCGCCTGCCCGCTGGCACAACACGTCACCTCATACCCCAGTAATTCAAGGGCCATGGAAGTACTCGTACGCAAGGCCGCCTCATCATCCACAAACAGGATCTGCCCACTGCCTCGCATCGAACCAACATCGGGCGCCAGGACCGATGCTGGCATAACCATGGAACTGCGCGGCAAAAGCACATGAAAGGCCGTGCCCACACCGGCCTTGCTCTCCAGGCGCACGGCCCCACCATGGCGGGCCACGATATTATGCACCACTGTCAGCCCCAGCCCCGTGCCAATACTCTTCTTGGTCGTGAAGAAGGGATCGAAGGCCCGCTCAAGATGTTCCTCGGGCATGCCCTGTCCGGTGTCCTTGACGGTCAGCATTACGTAACTCCCTACTTCGGCATCCGGGAACAACGTGCGCATGGACTGTTTCATTTCCACGGCCTGCACCGCCAGGGTCAATGTCCCTCCACTCTCGCGCATGGCATGACCCGCGTTGGTTGCCAGATTCATGATCACCTGATGGATCTGCGTGGGGTCCGCCAGAATGACGTCGTCTTCGGTTTTCACGTCATCCACAATGGCGATGGTGGCAGGCAGTGAGGGCCGCAGGAACTTGATGCACTCCTTGCAGATACTGGACAGCCGGAACAGGACGGGGTCGTCGGCTTCATGCTTGCGTGACAGGGAGAGGATCTGGTCCACCAGTTCACGAGCCCGGTTTGCTGCTTCCAGAATCTCCGAGAAGCTCAGGCGTGCCGAACTGCCCTCCGGAAGCATGGTCTGCCCCAACTCGGCATGCAGGATGATCGGTCCCAGAATATTGTTGAAATCATGAGCGATGCCTCCCGCCAAAGTGCCTATGGCTTCCATTTTCTGGGCCTGCCTGAGCTGTTTTTCCAACACGGCCACGTGGGTTACGTCACGCCAAACACTGACCCATCCCAAGGGTACTCCGAACCGTCCGCGAATGGGTGACACCGTCTTTTCCACCTGAATCACGCGCCCGTCCTTGCGGGTATTGAAGGTCCGGCCTGTCCAGGCATCTCCCTCATCCATGGCTGCCCTGATGAGCTTCAGGGATTTCTGCTGATGAATCCCCTGATACAACGTCTCCCCGGACTGCCCGCGGACCTCACTTTGGGAATAGCCGGTCATTTCCTCAAAGGCCTGGTTCACGTAGCGAATGCTGAACGTGGTATCGTAGATAACCACGGCCTCCACGGCCTGCTCAATGGCCGTGGCCATGCGTAACCGTTCATGCACGATACGCTGCTGCCCGGTGACATCGGTCACGAACACGGCAAGGGCCGTGATCTTCCCGTCCTGCTCCAGCACGGGATGAATCACCGTATCCAGCACATTGCCGGAGGTGGATACGTCCTCATAATACTGAGCCGCACCCGACTCCATGGCTCTCTTGGCCATGGCACGCCTGCGCTCTGCCGCCTCGCCAGGAAAATGGTCATAGATGCAACTGCCCACGAACTGGGGCAGAGGAATTTCGAGCCTGCGAGCTACGGCCTCGTTGGCTGCGATGATGGTTCCGTCGGGCGCAATGAGCAGCGCAAAACTGGTCGCTGTAGCCAGATTGGCCCAGTCCTCGCTTCGCGACGGATTTTCCCTCGCCTTGAACCCTGATGATTTGGAGCTCGCCATGGCGTTTCCTTCCGCTCTGAGCGGTGCCGGGAGTCCTCTAAGTGTCCACTATGGGAAGAAAATGCACCCGATGTCAACACCACGAAAATCCGAGGAAAACACTCGGAACGTCTTCCTGCACAAGACAATTCCAACCTGATCTTCCCTGTTGGAAGGCAACCCGCCGATCCTGACCCTGTGGTGCTTCTGATCTTTTCTGAAATATCCAACATTTCCAGATGGTCATACAGCTCGATAAAATCTTGTCAGACAAGACAAATCTTGTGGAGCAAGACATATTTTCCCCTGTTCCCCAAGGGGAATGAAGGAACACTTTGGCTAAAACCCCCCGAAAAGACGGACAATTCCAACGACGGGTACGCTTCTTGTTCTAGAGAGGTTGTCACGCCCGTTGCGGGCGAGGCGCAGGCAGATGCGGAGAGAATCGTGACGCGCAGGCGCTGGGACCCCAACATCAAGGCCGAAGTCGTGCTTCAGGGGATCAAGGGCACCCCGGTGTCGATCCTGTGCGAGCGCTACGGCATCTGCCCCAGCCAGTACTACAAATGGCAGGACAAGCTGACTACGGGCCTGCCCCGGCTGTTTGAAGACGGGCGCAAGGCCCGCACCCAGGCCGACCTGCGGCGCGAAAATGCGCGACTCAAGAGACTCGTC is part of the Desulfovibrio ferrophilus genome and harbors:
- a CDS encoding HDOD domain-containing protein, which translates into the protein MSEIKTNTLTPGMVLTNDIEDRNGYLLLPAGTQLGEGHILLLKKLGLGAVEAVPEAEAKGITIVDPYEEYIRNFFVYCDPDNEAMLEIYRIAVARTKLAVERGWIMPTEDERLARNLEFMKDLYRSGEGTAKDIVDHETELATFPDIYFRIKEVLDAPSSSANDIARVVSTDVGLSAKLLKLVNSPFYGFADTIDSIAHAVSLVGIKEISTLALGISTINFFKDIPPELMDMKTFWRHSLSCGILSRLIAMRAKKKDPSIEPDRLFTAGLLHDVGRLIIFKKQPYASVQALLYARENMLPLVDAEAEVLGFDHTEVANLLLSEWNFPAAITAAIVHHHDPQAAQNPKEAGIIQIADNLTNAVEISGGGMYVLPGIQDNAWEGLGLNTRELVGIVDQFDEHIEDVLGAFL
- a CDS encoding chemotaxis protein CheX, whose protein sequence is MSIRYDVSFINPFLGAVINVLETMAMVQVTPGKPFVKTNRAATGDVTGLIGVTGFATGTMALTMSQGAILGIVTNMIGEEYTKINDEVADAVGELTNMISGQARRSLAENGMTFKASTPSVIVGKGHQVNHVGAGAILSIPFSTDGGDFIVEICFTKSEKIEEDAKAAPREKAAKAEPKPAPEPTPKPEQAPAAPQEDPEDDLLTDHFQNKQNS
- a CDS encoding sigma-54-dependent transcriptional regulator, giving the protein MANILIVDDDTMLVNALSQVLASMGHSADGATTLVEGLEMARGNGYELVILDVRLPDGNGLEALPRFREGPGAPEVIILTGAGDPDGAEMAIRSGAWSYITKPPTMNNIRLPVERAVEYRRNKKESGHKLLAEHGVVGESSAIKACLRRAAQGAGCDAAVLITGDTGTGKELVARAIHDNSRRKAGPFVVVDCAALPENLVESMLFGHEKGSFTGADRRYGGLVHQADGGTLFLDEVGELPLVVQRAFLRVLQDHRFRPVGGSKELTSDFRLLAATNRDLEDRVRQGLFREDLLFRIRGFSISLPSLADRDGDVKVLAGHFLKRFCGAMGIVPKGMSKDFLDALHRYSWPGNVRELMGAMEHSLASAEGEPNLLSRHLPTNVRVALARAGLGEEMSAQAPVWSIEPGEFPSLKDFRDSHLADLERFYLEEVMRHAGWKVAKAIEMSGLSRARLYALLKKYGVSRPRRSSFVGN
- a CDS encoding hybrid sensor histidine kinase/response regulator; protein product: MASSKSSGFKARENPSRSEDWANLATATSFALLIAPDGTIIAANEAVARRLEIPLPQFVGSCIYDHFPGEAAERRRAMAKRAMESGAAQYYEDVSTSGNVLDTVIHPVLEQDGKITALAVFVTDVTGQQRIVHERLRMATAIEQAVEAVVIYDTTFSIRYVNQAFEEMTGYSQSEVRGQSGETLYQGIHQQKSLKLIRAAMDEGDAWTGRTFNTRKDGRVIQVEKTVSPIRGRFGVPLGWVSVWRDVTHVAVLEKQLRQAQKMEAIGTLAGGIAHDFNNILGPIILHAELGQTMLPEGSSARLSFSEILEAANRARELVDQILSLSRKHEADDPVLFRLSSICKECIKFLRPSLPATIAIVDDVKTEDDVILADPTQIHQVIMNLATNAGHAMRESGGTLTLAVQAVEMKQSMRTLFPDAEVGSYVMLTVKDTGQGMPEEHLERAFDPFFTTKKSIGTGLGLTVVHNIVARHGGAVRLESKAGVGTAFHVLLPRSSMVMPASVLAPDVGSMRGSGQILFVDDEAALRTSTSMALELLGYEVTCCASGQAAYDLFHEQPDGYALVLADVTMPGMTGLDLARRIMSEHPETRVVLTSGFSELINPEKAKEMGIGFLKKPYSTNALGLAVRDAIEPGGD
- a CDS encoding transposase codes for the protein MTRRRWDPNIKAEVVLQGIKGTPVSILCERYGICPSQYYKWQDKLTTGLPRLFEDGRKARTQADLRRENARLKRLVGELTLALAEHSTR